cgttactttaaaaaaattgtatatttcaaataacttgaatgccccttacaaaattaaatatgttaaatgactgAAATGGATACTAAAAagaaatcactaattttgtggcagcatgtgacgatgtgaggtgctttattagatcagaattacttgccacagacgtggagagactttttcttcatgggcataagttgcacattccacaaacattcttgcctttcacctcaacaatggaaaagtagtgctttatacttcgtgtttgcgatcgctccctttgagcttgttgtacttgccatcgccctgtcgccggtgttttcggagtgattgatgcgcgatgaccgggctgcatgtcagtgctttgagatggggcacagacagcagcagcaccgctgctcgttgagaagagaaaacgatgcgtattttcatgtcagtctacaaaagtctccaaccacgccagaaaagatagctagatttgtcctataaagttgctaaagtgatagaaagttgctaaatctagcgacaaagtgaccaagttgctcagactttttcacactgctgctcgctcctctgacttggactgcgcgtgtgggcgggcctttttgtgaactctgcctctggttggctaccgatggaaattaagccaatcatcatccgttatgtttctcacaacacacacaagagaaaaacagtgtttggctgagagagtgagcatacgcggctgaaaatcactacagtaagatcaattttagtaacgcgctgcattttaatgtcagtaacgataacggcgttataacgggggaaacagtaatttatttgattactcgttactgaaaaaaataacgcagttactaacgccaattacttatgACGCCCTTATTCCCATCACTGTTAATCATACATAAACTATAGCATGTGAAACTACATTAAGAGAATGATAGATGATTTAAATATCAAGCTAAATGTTAGAAAATATTAGAAATCTTCACTACCAGCTTCACAACATTTATTCGGTCACTGGTTAATATTTATCTACAGAAACTGTATTCAAACTGTATTCATTCAAATGTCAGAATATGTGAATGATTGATTCCACAGATATAAGGATATGAGAGCCTTAAAGGCCTTCTGAAAGCAAGGATAGAAAAATCCATAGATCAAAGGATTACAAGTTGAGTTAAAATATGCAAACCAAACTAAAGCCTCAAAAACATCAGCTGGGGTCACAAAATCAAGGAAAGAATCAACAGCAGCAGCAATTGATAAAGGCAGCCAGCAGAGAAAGAAAACGCCCATAACAAGAGCCAGAGTTTTAGCcgcttttctttctctctgtgcaGAGCTTTGACTGTTTACACATGTGGTGGTCACAGACACTTTCTCTGACAAAacctttgtgtgttttttcaCAACATTGAATATGATGATATACAGAGAGCTCAATATAGTTCCtggaataataaataacaagatTACACAAGTTAGTCCCCATTCTTTGTTAAAGAAAAGAACACAGCGACCAAAACAAGACATCTGTAATATAAGAGCTTCCAGACCAACAGCAGACACCCCTGAAAACACAACAGAAAAGCAGTACACCAATGAAAAGATCCATGTAAAGATGATAAATACAGTCACAGTGGTGTTTGTGACCCTCATTTTGTACTTCAGAGGGTCACAGATGGCCCAGTATCTATCAATAGATATTAAACTAAGATGTAACAAAGAAGAGAAACAGAGGGTCATGTCCAAACTAGAATGCACTTTACAAACAACATCTCCCAAAAACCAGCAGCCCTCGACAGATCGCACCATACTGTAGGGCATCACCAGTGAACCCAGCAGACAGTCACACACAGCCAATGACTGAACGATCAGATGAGTTGGAGACTGAAGCTGtttgaagtgagagatggagatgatgaTCAGCAGATTCCCAAAAACTGTCATGAGGATCATGAGTGAAATGAAAGCGTACATTGCCACTTTAACTCCAGTGAGACGATGAGTTCTAGGACAAGAGTCTGGATGTAAAGGATAACACAGGAGAATATTCTCAGTCTCATTGAAAGACATCGCATCTGAGATGACTCTTTTGTAAtagtaaacagacagacaattaaaagtttaaacaaaataattttagaAATTACAATATGGTTCAGGCAAATATCTAAAGaaacataaacataaatacAGTACATGTCTATTCAATCTAACTTCCTAAATGAATGTGATATAGCTCAGATGTGTTCATATATACAGTTCAGGTCAGGTCTGAACCTCCCCATCTGTATACGTAACTAACTGATACACAAACATTGTGACTCTTGAGACTAGAATAAAAAACTGAACTGTGTGTTTTAAATTCAAGGTAAGTTGAGGTAATGGATGGGTTATAGATAATATGGTGGCTATTTGCATATCAGGAAGTGCATGAAGAACATGTAGGGCATAGGGGTGTGCggacaaaaaaagaaataataaatgtgattttgCTGGAAACGAcaattgaaaatatttttatatttcaaaaatgtgtttgtgaaggttttacatttttcttgCTCCCCTTGCTACATGTTGAAAATGCAAGTTAATAAATTAATGTTGATGTTTTAATGGAAATAAAAGatttaagaaacatttctttatcatttaaaacCGAAGCAACACATTACAAAACATTGCTCTAaaccagggctattcaaatcttaccctggagggccggagcactacagagttaagctccaaccctaatcaaacttacccacctgtgattgtctagtgatcatgaagaccttgattagcttactcaggtgtgtttgatcagggttggagcaaAACTAGGCAgggctccggccctccagggtaagatttgaatagccctgctcTAAACCATGGGTCTAAATATGGTTCAAAACATTACAACCAATGTTCCATTTAAGTTGTGCACATGTGCAGCCATGTATGCTTAGTGAAGATCCTGCATGCCTCACCTAGTACGACTCGAAGGCCCAGAGCAACCTGTAAAAGAAGATACTTACCGTGTGATGAGTCAAAGCTGAATTTGCCCAGAACACCCAGAGATACCTGTAAAAGGAAGATACTTACTGTGATACGAGTCCAAGCTATAGCCAAATCCAGTCTATCCAACCCTATCAGTGGAAAACAAGAGGAAGTTAGTCGGGAGACATTGATTCGACAAAGCCGACGCAATACTTACCTTGTGATTTACTTTGCCCTCAGGAGGACGAGGCGCGCCACGAGAAGTCCTTCCATGCAGGTGGTGGGCCGAGGATGAAGGAGCTCCGCCCGGCCCTTGCCATGTGATTCCTTGGCCCCACGGAACCGACCTCTCCCCTCCAACGTCCCTGGCCCCGTAGTGTTCCCCCTGAGGCGAGAGGATATATTTTAGATTCCCTTCCCCATTTCCCTtaattctttttattaatttaaataaagtttactgTTTTATCTTTCACTTATCTCTCgtttgtttggtcattgggctgcttttgggacctcctcgaggtggaacttGGGAGGAGTGTGACGCACATAGCCTGTGGTCCACTCCGGCCTGTGACAATTGCATTTGCCCGCTCTGTTCATTATTGATTGGTTTTATTCCTTTAATTTCCAATAGtactgttttgtttttctaatttttattttcatttatattaattccTATATCATTTATTTGCATTATGTAGTAGTTATTCACCTTGCATATTTagtagggccgggactcgattaaaaaaattaatcacatataaatatttgacctgagaacattgagaagtaattttttcacatggatttttagtataccatgaataatgactgaatacataagcttaagcaacaaaatattgtttatttttgttcaaccaattcgttgtacccggagtcgggctaacgtccacgctagctgctatatgttttgcattgagatgatacttgaggctcgatgtgctgcgggttatatgtgaattccttgttgcatagcttacacacaaacatgctcttatcgacgcttccatccgttcgttttttataaaagaaattcccatccacggggccaaccaaagcgatctcatcagcttcttcattcatgttcactgtggtttgttgttgtctgaagtcatgaacgccagttggtgctccagtataattGGTCCAccgaaactcatccaatgagaaatgttccccggtgcaaaaataagtgcgattaaaatgcgttaaaaatgtttaacacgttattttttgttaaagtcccggccctaatattTAGTCAAATAAACCCCATTGTATAACAGTGTATATTTATTTCATGGGTCAACTACTTCGATCTCTAaaccttaaagggacaataagtaggatttacccaatctagtggtgaaattttattttgcattcaaacaaatagtgctctctagtgcctcgcttttccaaatgcgtgttgcaactacggtagctgtcagtactcactgatctccttgtccttTTCAGCTAGTTCATgtgttctaaaaaaaaaaaaaacgtgttgtTGAAaagcgttggtaggctagtgctctctgctattatagtttatcagtatggcggaacgacatggaagcctctaCTTATTGTGCATCTTTCCATCTATATTAATGATATCCCCTGCTTATGAAAGTTggcaaggggactattttcgggcagtgcgtaatatcattgcgcctcctgcagccatgttacggcagcaaagtccttgattattacgccagaatgagagacTCCCAGCCTGCACAACCAAACCCCTACAAATGATCCAAAATGTTGCAGCA
The nucleotide sequence above comes from Paramisgurnus dabryanus chromosome 12, PD_genome_1.1, whole genome shotgun sequence. Encoded proteins:
- the LOC135737892 gene encoding trace amine-associated receptor 4-like yields the protein MSFNETENILLCYPLHPDSCPRTHRLTGVKVAMYAFISLMILMTVFGNLLIIISISHFKQLQSPTHLIVQSLAVCDCLLGSLVMPYSMVRSVEGCWFLGDVVCKVHSSLDMTLCFSSLLHLSLISIDRYWAICDPLKYKMRVTNTTVTVFIIFTWIFSLVYCFSVVFSGVSAVGLEALILQMSCFGRCVLFFNKEWGLTCVILLFIIPGTILSSLYIIIFNVVKKHTKVLSEKVSVTTTCVNSQSSAQRERKAAKTLALVMGVFFLCWLPLSIAAAVDSFLDFVTPADVFEALVWFAYFNSTCNPLIYGFFYPCFQKAFKALISLYLWNQSFTYSDI